The window AAGACAATAACAGTCGCAACCTTTATCATTGCAAACCAATATTCACTTTCACCGTAGCTTTTTACCGATAAAAGATTAAATGATAGTACGATGACAATAAACAATACTGTCCAAAGTGCAGACGAGCTATCTGGGAACCAGTATTTCATAATAAGTGAGACAGCTGCAATTTCTGCTGCAATCGTAATTGCCCAGTTATACCAGTAATTCCAACCAAGTGCAAAACCAAGAGCTGGATCCACAAACTTACTTGCATACGTACTAAACGACCCCGAGGAAGGCATATAAGCAGCCATTTCTCCTAAGCTTGTCATTAAAAAATAAACCATAATGCCGATTAAGGCGTAAGCAAGCAATGCTCCACCAGGGCCTGCCTGTGCAATGGCACCACCACTAGCTAAAAATAGCCCAGTACCAATTGTACCGCCTAACGAAATCATTGTTATATGACGACTTTTTAATTCTTTTTTCAGCTTCGGTGGTTTATGTCCAAGCTGATTAACCTTTATTTCACTCACGTTAAAGCTTCCTTCCTTTTATAAGAGGCACTCAATTTCGTCTCGACGTCATTGTACCCATTGCCTTCACGCATCATAACATTCGTGCTTTCGATACAGACAAATAATGCGTACAAATCAGTCATCGGAGATTCTATTCTTATGAAAGCAGGTAACAAAATCCCTACTAAATAAAAATAAAAAACGCCATCACATGAACGATGTGATGGCTAAGTTAATCCCCAGTTCTTTCTAATGATAGCGCAACACGTCATTCCAACGTGACAGTTCTGTTCCTTTCGGAAACAGCCCCAGCATGAGGTTTTCAAGTCCCCTCACACTTCGGCGGTATTTCCTTTCAGCTAACATCTTTAATGCTTGTCATTTCCGTTAGCGTACTTATAAACACCGCGACCTCTACCTCAATACAAACATGAGGCATATAATTATTAAATTTATGATGTTATTCAGTCTATCATATGACGATTGACATTTCAACAGCAATAGTAATGTTCGATATTTTATGAATTTTCTACTATTTTTAATAGTGTGATAAAGTGGTATAGTTGTTCGAATTATTAATGTTTTAATTCAAGGAGGACTTATTTTGACAACTAATGAATATTCTACTCATCCTAGCAAAAAGATTAGCTGGAAGGGAAAAACTCTGTTACTTGTCATCGGTGTTATTTTTATAGCTTCTACATTACGAATGCCACTAACTGTCGTTGGTCCAATTATTTCCTTCATTCGTGAAGGTCTTGGGATTTCCAACGTACTCGCCGGCTTTTTGACAACAATTCCATTATTAGCTTTTGCGATTATATCACCGTTTGCCCCAATGGTTGCACGCAAATTAGGTTTAGAATTAACATTGTTTTTATCAACAATCTTACTAGCATTTGGCATTGTAACTCGATCCCTTGGTACAACTGCATTACTCGTTCTCGGAACGATACTAATTGGGGTTGCAATTTCTTTTGGTAACGTGCTTATACCAGGTTTACTGAAACTGAAATTTCCTTACCAGGTTGGTTTACTAATGGCATTCTTCACCGTGTCTATGAATCTTTCAGCAGGCGTAGGGGCTGGTGTTAGTTATCCAGTAGCCAATTCCCCTCTTGGTTGGCAAGGGGCTCTCGCAATAGCTCTTATTCTAGTTGTCTTAACAATTTTGGTTTGGATACCACAATTAAAATCAAATAAACCTGAACCTGCTGTCGCATCTACGAAAGCGCGTATACCTTTATGGAAATCACCTGTAACTTGGGCTGTAACGGGAGCAATGGGGTTACAATCACTAATATTTTATACAACGGCGGCATGGATACCTGAAATTTATATAGCCCAAGGGCTCGCTGCTGACCGTGCTGGCTGGATGTTTTCAACAATGCAGTTTTCACAGATACCTATGGCCCTAGTTGTACCTATTATTGCAAGCAAAATGAAATCCCAACGTCCACTTGTCATAATTTTTACAGTGTTTTATGTCATTGGCTTTATTGGTTTGGTAATGGAATGGACAAGTCTTGCAGTTCTTTGGATGGTGCTTCTTGGCTTAGCCGGAGGAGCTTCATTTGCGTTAGCGATGATGTTCTTCACTCTGCGTACACGGACGGCCTACGAAGCAGCTGATTTATCTGGCTTTGCACAATCTATAGGCTATTTACTAGCAGCAGTTGGACCAATCTTATTTGGTTATCTGCATGATTTATTTAGGGGCTGGAACATCGCTGGCTGGCTCTTCGTCGTGGTGGCAACGCTACTTTTCTTCTGCTCTATGAGAGCTTCTAAGGATGACTATGTGAATTGAAAAAGGCAGCTCATGTACTTATGATGAGCTGCCTTCTATTTAGTAAGGGGGCTTCTGATAGAAATAGTTTGGTGTATTGTAAACATTAACGAATGGCTTATGAAAGATATGTGTTGCAGCGGGTGATATTGGCGGAATTAGCCACGCCCAGTTACCTGTTAGATCTCTTTCTGCCTTCTGTTCTGCTTCTTCAAACAGCTTAAACTGTTGTGCTGCCGTATGATGGTCCACAATGCTTACACAGTCTTCTTTAAAGGAATGAAGCACTGCAATATTCAATTCAACTAGTGCACGATCTCGCCAAAGAGATGCCTGCTTTGTCGTATCAAGCTCAAAAATTTCTGCTATCGCTGGTAGCATATTATAGCGGTCAGGATCGGCTAAATTGCGTGCACCTATTTCTGTGCCCATATACCAACCATTGAATGGTGCCGCCTGAAAATCGATTCCCGCCATTTGGAAGCGCATGCTCGATATAATTGGTACAGCATACCATTTTAAGTCAAGCTCCTTGACCTTAGTACATTCTGGATGACGAATTGGCACTTCTAAAATATATTTATGTGGGATTGTAAATAATTGTGGTGCACGATTATCCACCTGCACAATAAGAGGCAGTACATCAAACGCCGTTCCCTCACCTTGCCAGCCTAGCGATTTGCATATTTTTGTAAAAGCGATGGAATGTGGATCACCAATGATCCCTTCCTCCGTTTCATAGCCTGCATAACGGATAAGCTGATGATTCCAAATACGCACACGTTGTGCTGCAAACACCGTAATAGTAGGCCGGATTTTTCCATCATTTGTTGCATACTGAATATGTGCAAGTAATGTTTCAAAAATTGACTGTTCATCTAAGATATCTCGCGCATCAACAACATGTAGCGATTGCCAAAATAAGCGACCGATGCATTTATTACTGTTGCGCCAGGCTACCCTTGCTCCAAAGATTAGTTCTTCTGTTGTTGGATTATATTCTCCCTCAGATTCAACCTGTTGTAATCTATTTGCCAGCCATGTTTCAGGCTCATTTTGTTCCGATTGATAAAGTGCTAAAAACCGCTGTACCTCTTGTAATTTCATGTCGATTTCCTCCATCTACCCTCATATTAGAGCAATGGAACTAGATTCACCACGAAAAAATCTACTAGAAAACATACATATTGTATATATGAAATACTTTGTTCAAATTTAAACTCTGACTCTTTGCAATTTTACCCTTGCATCTATACCTTACAGCAAAAATAGATTCGAAATAAATCTTTTTACACTTCTATCACCTAAACCTGTTGGCGTACAGAACAGGTAATGCTCAAAAAACTTCAAAAAATCAGAACCACCAGTATAACTGGTGGTTTGCTCTGCGCGTGAAACGCTGGGGTACTGGCCCATGTCTAAAGACATCCTGAATGTCCGCCAACCGCACTCCGTTTCCACACCAACCGCTAAAGCGGCTTACTTATTTTTTCTTTCTCTTGATTTCTTCTCCTGTGAACGGGTCAATGAATTCATTCATTGTCATTTGATCATGTAGGATATCTTCTTGTAATTGGTTCTTTATATATTCTTGAATCACTTTTCGATTTCGACCGACTGTATCCACATAGTATCCTCGACACCAAAATTGTCGATTTTCATATCGATATTTTAAATTGGCATGTCGATCGAAAATCATTAAGCTACTCTTCCCTTTTATATAGCCCATGAACGAAGATACACTTAGTTTCGGCGGTATACTCACCAACATATGTATATGATCCGGACATGCTGTTGCCTCAATAATTTCTACACCTTTTTCTTTCACACAACTGACGTAGTATTCTTCCTACATCCGCCTTAATTTGACCATAAATAACTTGTCTTCTATATTTTGGTGCGAAGACGATATGATACTTACAATTCCATGTTGTATGTGCTAAACTTTTATTATCCATTTTGGAGACTCCTTTCGTACGAAGTCGGTTGACCTGACCTTATTGTACGATTGGAGTTTTTTTTGTCCATAGCTAAAAGCTTTCCGGAACCCCCCGCATAGCAGGGGGTTTTCAAAGAATACAAAAAAAAGCATGTAGCAACAACGTGCTACATGCTAGATGACCCGTACGGGATTCGAACCCGTGTTACCGCCGTGAAAGGGCGGTGTCTTAACCGCTTGACCAACAGGCCATGGCTCCGAAGGCAGGACTCGAACCTGCGACAACCTGATTAACAGTCAGGTGCTACTACCAACTGAGCTACTTCGGAATAATGGTGGGCCTAAATGGACTCGAACCATCGACCTCACGCTTATCAGGCGTGCGCTCTAACCAGCTGAGCTATAGGCCCCCAATTTTGGAGCGGGTGATGAGAATCGAACTCACGACATCAGCTTGGAAGGCTGAGGTTTTACCATTAAACTACACCCGCATTTAAGGTGGGTCAGGACGGAATCGAACCGCCGACACTTAGAGCTTCAATCTAATGCTCTACCAACTGAGCTACTGACCCATAAATAAAGACTTCTTTAAAAGAATTAAAATGGCGGTCCCGACCGGGATCGAACCGGCGATCTCCTGCGTGACAGGCAGGCATGTTAACCGCTACACCACGGGACCATTTGGTTGCGGGGGCCGGATTTGAACCAACGACCTTCGGGTTATGAGCCCGACGAGCTACCACTGCTCCACCCCGCGACAATATTAAAATAATTTACATACACTTCATGAAAATCGACGTCTTCCACGTTTTCTTACATCGACGCTAATCGTAACCCTCGTATTGCATTTACTCCATCACGTACCTAGAACAACATTTATAAAACATAAACTGGAGGAGGTAGAGGGATTCGAACCCCCGCGCGGTGTTACCCGCCTGTCGGTTTTCAAGACCGATCCCTTCAGCCAGACTTGGGTATACCTCCGTAATAATATAGAAATGGTGAACTTTATAGGACTTGAGCCTTGCATAATGAATCCAAATTTATTGCCTCACTACTCGGCTTTATTCGAAAATGGGGCGACTGATGGGAATCGAACCCACGAATGCCTGAACCACAATCAGGTGCGTTAACCACTTCGCCACAACCGCCATAATATAATTTGGCAGGGGCAGTAGGAATCGAACCCACATCAAAGGTTTTGGAGACCTCTATTCTACCGTTAAACTATGCCCCTATAAATTCAAAAACTGGTGGAGGGGGACGGATTCGAACCGCCGAACCCTAAGGAGCGGATTTACAGTCCGCCGCGTTTAGCCACTTCGCTACCCCTCCGAGAATACATGGTGCCGGCGATAGGAGTCGAACCCACGACCTACTGATTACAAGTCAGTTGCTCTACCAACTGAGCTACACCGGCAAAAATGGTGGAGGATGACGGGCTCGAACCGCCGACCCTCTGCTTGTAAGGCAGATGCTCTCCCAGCTGAGCTAATCCTCCACATAAAAAATAAGCGAAGCGACGTCCTACTCTCGCAGGGGGAAGCCCCCAACTACCATCGGCGCTAAAGAGCTTAACTTCCGTGTTCGGTATGGGAACGGGTGTGACCTCTTTGCCATCATCACTTCACTTATTTAGTTAAAAGAACTTATTCTTTCAAAACTGGATAAACGGTGCATTGAATGTTTCAAACATTTTGGTTAAGTCCTCGATCGATTAGTATTCGTCAGCTCCATGTGTCACCACACTTCCACCTCGAACCTATCTACCTCATCGTCTTTGAGGGATCTTACTTACTTGCGTAATGGGAAATCTCATCTTGAGGGGGGCTTCATGCTTAGATGCTTTCAGCACTTATCCCGTCCACACATAGCTACCCAGCGATGCCTTTGGCAAGACAACTGGTACACCAGCGGTGTGTCCATCCCGGTCCTCTCGTACTAAGGACAGCTCCTCTCAAATTTCCTACGCCCACGACGGATAGGGACCGAACTGTCTCACGACGTTCTGAACCCAGCTCGCGTACCGCTTTAATGGGCGAACAGCCCAACCCTTGGGACCGACTACAGCCCCAGGATGCGATGAGCCGACATCGAGGTGCCAAACCTCCCCGTCGATGTGGACTCTTGGGGGAGATAAGCCTGTTATCCCCGGGGTAGCTTTTATCCGTTGAGCGATGGCCCTTCCATGCGGAACCACCGGATCACTAAGCCCGTCTTTCGACCCTGCTCGACTTGTAGGTCTCGCAGTCAAGCTCCCTTGTGCCTTTACACTCTACGAATGATTTCCAACCATTCTGAGGGAACCTTTGGGCGCCTCCGTTACCTTTTAGGAGGCGACCGCCCCAGTCAAACTGTCCGCCTGACACTGTCTCCTGCCCCGCTAAGGGGCATGGGTTAGAATTTCAATACAACCAGGGTAGTATCCCACCGACGCCTCCTTCGAAGCTGGCGCTCCGAGATCTCTGGCTCCTACCTATCCTGTACAAGTTGTACCAAAATTCAATATCAGGCTACAGTAAAGCTCCACGGGGTCTTTCCGTCCTGTCGCGGGTAACCTGCATCTTCACAGGTACTATAATTTCACCGAGTCTCTCGTTGAGACAGTGCCCAGATCGTTACGCCTTTCGTGCGGGTCGGAACTTACCCGACAAGGAATTTCGCTACCTTAGGACCGTTATAGTTACGGCCGCCGTTTACTGGGGCTTCAATTCGCAGCTTCGCTTGCGCTAACCACTCCTCTTAACCTTCCAGCACCGGGCAGGCGTCAGCCCCTATACGTCACCTTACGGTTTTGCAGAGACCTGTGTTTTTGCTAAACAGTCGCCTGGGCCTATTCACTGCGGCTCTCATGCGCTTGCACGCTCAAGAGCACCCCTTCTCCCGAAGTTACGGGGTCATTTTGCCGAGTTCCTTAACGAGAGTTCTCTCGCACACCTTAGGATTCTCTCCTCGACTACCTGTGTCGGTTTGCGGTACGGGCACCTCTCACCTCGATAGAGGCTTTTCTTGGCAGTGTGAAATCAGGAACTTCGTCCTTAAAGGACTCGCCATCACAGCTCAACGTTACAGTGTGCGGATTTGCCTACACACACGCCTTACTGCTTGGACGCGCACAACCAACGGCGCGCTTACCCTATCCTACTGCGTCCCCCCATTTCTCAAACGGTGAGGAGGTGGTACAGGAATATCAACCTGTTGTCCATCGCCTACGCCTATCGGCCTCGGCTTAGGTCCCGACTAACCCTGAGCGGACGAGCCTTCCTCAGGAAACCTTAGTCATACGGTGGACGGGATTCTCACCCGTCTTTCGCTACTCATACCGGCATTCTCACTTCTAAGCGCTCCACCAGTCCTTCCGGTCTGACTTCAACGCACTTAGAACGCTCTCCTACCACTGACATCGTAGATGTCAATCCACAGCTTCGGTGAATCGTTTAGCCCCGATACATTTTCGGCGCAGCGTCACTCGACCAGTGAGCTATTACGCACTCTTTAAATGATGGCTGCTTCTAAGCCAACATCCTGGTTGTCTATGCAACGCCACATCCTTTTCCACTTAACGATTACTTTGGGACCTTAGCTGGTGGTCTGGGCTGTTTCCCTTTTGACTACGGATCTTATCACTCGCAGTCTGACTCCCGTGTATAAATATCTGGCATTCGGAGTTTGTCTGAATTCGGTAAACCGGGATGGCCCCCTAGTCCAAACAGTGCTCTACCTCCAGTATTCTCATCACGAGGCTAGCCCTAAAGCTATTTCGGAGAGAACCAGCTATCTCCAGGTTCGATTGGAATTTCTCCGCTACCCACACCTCATCCCCGCACTTTTCAACGTGCGTGGGTTCGGGCCTCCAGTAAGTGTTACCTCACCTTCACCCTGGACATGGGTAGATCACCTGGTTTCGGGTCTACGACCACGTACTAATTCGCCCTATTCAGACTCGCTTTCGCTGCGGCTCCGTCTTCTAAAACTTAACCTCGCACGTAATCGTAACTCGCCGGTTCATTCTACAAAAGGCACGCTATCACCCATTAACGGGCTCTAACTACTTGTAGGCACACGGTTTCAGGATCTATTTCACTCCCCTTCCGGGGTGCTTTTCACCTTTCCCTCACGGTACTGGTTCACTATCGGTCACTAGGTAGTATTTAGCCTTGGGAGATGGTCCTCCCAGATTCCGACGGAATTTCACGTGTTCCGCCGTACTCAGGATCCACTCAGGAGGGAATGAACTTTCGACTACAGGGCTATTACCTGCTCTGGCGGACCTTTCCAAGTCGCTTCATCTAACTCATTCTTTTGTAACTCCGTATAGAGTGTCCTACAACCCCAAGAGGCAAGCCTCTTGGTTTGGGCTCTTCCCGTTTCGCTCGCCGCTACTCAGGGAATCGATTTTTCTTTCTCTTCCTCCAGGTACTTAGATGTTTCAGTTCCCTGGGTCTGCCTTCAAGACGCTATGTATTCACGTCAAGATACTACGCAATTAAACGTAGTGGGTTCCCCCATTCGGAAATCTCCGGATCAAAGCTCACTTACAGCTCCCCGAAGCATATCGGTGTTAGTGCCGTCCTTCTTCGGCTCCTAGTGCCAAGGCATTCGCCGTGCGCCCTTAATAACTTAACCGTCAGCTTTCAATATACATCGTAATACATCGTCAGCTTCAATCGTTCGCTCAGTCACGTACTGAAGTACGCTCCTTCACTTACTCAATCGCTTCCTTGCCTTACTCGTACCTTGAAACCTTCATCTGTTATTAAGCCTAAAAAACTTAAAAAATTAATGTGTTTGTTACTATTTCAATGTCGTTTTATCCAGTTTTCAAAGAACAAGTTTTGAAGTGTTTCATTCAGAAGAATGAACCTTCAAAACTGAACGCAAAACGTAATCTTACAAACCCAGGTTTGTATTCCGAAAATATCCTTAGAAAGGAGGTGATCCAGCCGCACCTTCCGATACGGCTACCTTGTTACGACTTCACCCCAATCATCTATCCCACCTTCGGCGGCTGGCTCCAAAAAGGTTACCTCACCGACTTCGGGTGTTACAAACTCTCGTGGTGTGACGGGCGGTGTGTACAAGGCCCGGGAACGTATTCACCGCGGCATGCTGATCCGCGATTACTAGCGATTCCGGCTTCATGTAGGCGAGTTGCAGCCTACAATCCGAACTGAGAACGACTTTATCGGATTAGCTCCCCCTCGCGGGTTGGCAACCGTTTGTATCGTCCATTGTAGCACGTGTGTAGCCCAGGTCATAAGGGGCATGATGATTTGACGTCATCCCCACCTTCCTCCGGTTTGTCACCGGCAGTCACCTTAGAGTGCCCAACTAAATGATGGCAACTAAGATCAAGGGTTGCGCTCGTTGCGGGACTTAACCCAACATCTCACGACACGAGCTGACGACAACCATGCACCACCTGTCACCGTTGTCCCCGAAGGGAAAACTGTATCTCTACAGTGGTCAATGGGATGTCAAGACCTGGTAAGGTTCTTCGCGTTGCTTCGAATTAAACCACATGCTCCACCGCTTGTGCGGGCCCCCGTCAATTCCTTTGAGTTTCAGTCTTGCGACCGTACTCCCCAGGCGGAGTGCTTAATGCGTTAGCTGCAGCACTAAGGGGCGGAAACCCCCTAACACTTAGCACTCATCGTTTACGGCGTGGACTACCAGGGTATCTAATCCTGTTTGCTCCCCACGCTTTCGCGCCTCAGTGTCAGTTACAGACCAGATAGTCGCCTTCGCCACTGGTGTTCCTCCAAATCTCTACGCATTTCACCGCTACACTTGGAATTCCACTATCCTCTTCTGCACTCAAGTTCCCCAGTTTCCAATGACCCTCCACGGTTGAGCCGTGGGCTTTCACATCAGACTTAAGAAACCACCTGCGCGCGCTTTACGCCCAATAATTCCGGACAACGCTTGCCACCTACGTATTACCGCGGCTGCTGGCACGTAGTTAGCCGTGGCTTTCTAATAAGGTACCGTCAAGGTACAGTCAGTTACTACTGTACTTGTTCTTCCCTTACAACAGAGTTTTACGAACCGAAATCCTTCTTCACTCACGCGGCGTTGCTCCATCAGGCTTTCGCCCATTGTGGAAGATTCCCTACTGCTGCCTCCCGTAGGAGTCTGGGCCGTGTCTCAGTCCCAGTGTGGCCGATCACCCTCTCAGGTCGGCTACGCATCGTCGCCTTGGTGAGCCGTTACCTCACCAACTAGCTAATGCGCCGCGGGCCCATCCTATAGCGACAGCCGAAACCGTCTTTCAGTCTTTCACCATGAAGTGAAAGAGATTATTTGGTATTAGCCCCGGTTTCCCGGAGTTATCCCAAACTATAAGGTAGGTTGCCCACGTGTTACTCACCCGTCCGCCGCTAAATCAGAGGAAGCAAGCTTCCTCATCATTCGCTCGACTTGCATGTATTAGGCACGCCGCCAGCGTTCGTCCTGAGCCAGGATCAAACTCTCCATAAAAGAAATTTGATAAGCTCAAATTGTTTTGCTGGCATCAATTTTGATGTCCAAAATTTTGTTTCGTTCACTTACCGAAGTTAGCTACTAAAAACTTTATTGATTACGTTTTGCTTGTTCAGTTTTCAAGGTTCATGTTTTGCTTGTTTTAGCGTGTCACCTTGGCGACTCATATAATACTACACACGTTTTTCAAAATGGTCAACACTTTTTTAAAACTTTTTTTGAACTTTGAAAAACTTCCTATATTAAAGAGAATATTTTTTTGATACGCCAAACTCTTTGTTAGCATTTCATACCGTTTCACTTATCGCTTTAGGTTATGAGTTTAACATAGCTCTCCATAAAAAAACGAGCAGAAATTTTGGGTTACTTTTTTTATTCAAATATATTTATCGAATTTGAGTATTTCTATACTATTCTTCCACATTGGGACAAAATAAAAAAACTCGGT of the Lysinibacillus fusiformis genome contains:
- a CDS encoding CynX/NimT family MFS transporter, giving the protein MTTNEYSTHPSKKISWKGKTLLLVIGVIFIASTLRMPLTVVGPIISFIREGLGISNVLAGFLTTIPLLAFAIISPFAPMVARKLGLELTLFLSTILLAFGIVTRSLGTTALLVLGTILIGVAISFGNVLIPGLLKLKFPYQVGLLMAFFTVSMNLSAGVGAGVSYPVANSPLGWQGALAIALILVVLTILVWIPQLKSNKPEPAVASTKARIPLWKSPVTWAVTGAMGLQSLIFYTTAAWIPEIYIAQGLAADRAGWMFSTMQFSQIPMALVVPIIASKMKSQRPLVIIFTVFYVIGFIGLVMEWTSLAVLWMVLLGLAGGASFALAMMFFTLRTRTAYEAADLSGFAQSIGYLLAAVGPILFGYLHDLFRGWNIAGWLFVVVATLLFFCSMRASKDDYVN
- a CDS encoding nitric oxide synthase oxygenase, whose product is MKLQEVQRFLALYQSEQNEPETWLANRLQQVESEGEYNPTTEELIFGARVAWRNSNKCIGRLFWQSLHVVDARDILDEQSIFETLLAHIQYATNDGKIRPTITVFAAQRVRIWNHQLIRYAGYETEEGIIGDPHSIAFTKICKSLGWQGEGTAFDVLPLIVQVDNRAPQLFTIPHKYILEVPIRHPECTKVKELDLKWYAVPIISSMRFQMAGIDFQAAPFNGWYMGTEIGARNLADPDRYNMLPAIAEIFELDTTKQASLWRDRALVELNIAVLHSFKEDCVSIVDHHTAAQQFKLFEEAEQKAERDLTGNWAWLIPPISPAATHIFHKPFVNVYNTPNYFYQKPPY